From the Ascochyta rabiei chromosome 14, complete sequence genome, one window contains:
- a CDS encoding Ornithine aminotransferase has translation MAPGAIQVEAAPAPASSGTSLKPTARSFHPSGTPDPSKYHASSSSEATATEAKYAAHNYHPLPIVFARASGCSVWDPEDKHYLDFLSAYSAVNQGHCHPELVKALTEQASRLTLSSRAFYNDVFPRFAEYATKLFGFDMILPMNTGAEAVETAVKIARKWGYKVKGIPQNEALIFSVEENFHGRTFAAITMSTDPESRENYGPYLPNIGSVNPSTGKAIRYNNVDDVREVLEKHGKNTAAFLVEPIQGEAGIVVPDDSYLKEVRALCDKHNVLLICDEIQTGIARTGKMLCHEWSGIKPDLVLLGKAISGGMYPVSAVLGSREVMLTIEPGTHGSTYGGNPLGSAVAIRALELIQEENMVERAQTMGNKFREGLKNINNPMITTIRGKGLLNAIVIDESKTNGHSAWDLCMLFKAKGLLAKPTHQNIIRLAPPLVITDEEIESALTIIKEAMEELPSLKDEKEKEVIPDASEKNVHIGVDN, from the exons ATGGCACCTGGCGCAATTCAGGTTGAggctgcgcctgcgcctgcgagCAGCGGCACTTCTTTGAAGCCCACTGCCCGCTCGTTCCACCCTTCTGGCACTCCTGATCCCTCCAAGTACCATGCATCCTCGTCCTCTGAGGCGACCGCAACGGAGGCCAAGTATGCTGCTCACAACTACCACCCACTCCCAATCG TGTTCGCTCGCGCAAGCGGGTGCAGCGTATGGGATCCCGAGGACAAGCACTACCTCGACTTTCTCTCTGCGTACAGCGCTGTCAACCAGGGCCATTGCCATCCTGAGCTTGTCAAGGCTTTGACTGAGCAGGCTTCGCGGTTGACACTCAGCAGCCGTGCATTCTACAACGATGTATTCCCACGCTTTGCTGAGTATGCTACCAAGCTTTTTGGCTTCGACATGATTCTGCCCATGAACACGGGTGCCGAGGCTGTTGAGACCGCCGTCAAGATTGCGCGAAAGTGGGGATACAAGGTCAAGGGAATCCCACAAAATGAGGCTCTGATCTTTTCTGTCGAGGAGAACTTCCACGGGCGAACA TTTGCGGCCATTACCATGTCCACCGACCCCGAGTCTCGCGAGAACTACGGCCCGTACCTACCGAACATCGGAAGCGTCAACCCCTCGACGGGCAAGGCCATTCGCTACAACAACGTGGACGACGTACGTGAAGTTCTCGAGAAGCACGGCAAGAACACAGCTGCATTCCTTGTTGAGCCCATCCAGGGTGAGGCAGGTATCGTCGTGCCAGACGACAGCTATCTGAAGGAAGTCCGAGCGCTCTGCGACAAGCACAACGTCCTTCTCATCTGCGACGAGATTCAGACAGGTATCGCAAGGACAGGCAAGATGCTCTGCCACGAGTGGAGTGGAATCAAGCCAGACCTTGTTCTGCTCGGCAAGGCCATCTCTGGTGGCATGTACCCCGTGTCGGCAGTGCTTGGTTCGCGCGAAGTCATGCTTACGATTGAGCCTGGCACGCACGGCTCGACCTACGGAGGCAACCCATTGGGTTCGGCCGTCGCCATTCGTGCTCTGGAGCTCATCCAGGAGGAGAACATGGTCGAGCGTGCGCAGACAATGGGCAACAAGTTCCGCGAGGGCTTGAAGAACATCAACAACCCAATGATCACGACTATCCGTGGAAAGGGTCTGTTGAACGCCATTGTTATCGACGAAAGCAAGACCAATGGCCACAGCGCATGGGATTTGTGCATGCTCTTCAAGGCCAAGGGTCTTCTG GCAAAACCCACTCACCAGAACATCATTCGATTGGCACCACCCCTAGTCATCACCGACGAAGAGATTGAGAGCGCTCTCACAATCATCAAGGAGGCTATGGAGGAGCTGCCATCCCTCAAGGacgagaaggagaaggaggtcATTCCTGACGCCAGCGAGAAGAACGTCCACATCGGAGTTGACAACTGA
- a CDS encoding Arginine--tRNA ligase: MSTLDQAGLMQLLESLSIPTSEVAEATALSNPLDLCRSTLAELLAGLVDCDVQAAYKSIHWPNNIFNGDLSVTVPKLCPGQKPAELSSQLVDKFPKDHALFDPPFLDGVHLRVFLKLEVVARLLLPYILDRKSSYGSQLSTGVPKKLVVEFSSPNITSEFQGKHLRSTIIGAFIGRLYESLGWEVKRINYLGDWGKPIALLKVGWDKFGSEEAFAMDPVGHLLDVYHQIESLFQPEQAASKKARDDAAKEGRDEGEAQVQIESQGIFAERNEAFKKLEAGDEAIVSFWKRVREANIDNYTGFYERLGVRFDEYAGESTGSPEVMVEVEQLLKNKGFSEESGGAWIVHMQKLGAKAGTAIIRDRSGSSTYLLRDLAAVLERSRKYAFDKMVYVVASDNSVHFAQLFRILEALDLKDLASKLQHVRFSEVSKMAATLGKGYKPQAVIDECERAIKALPDADAYKAAFLGSSEQTDKTLAISALLLQELSTRATSAHVFDTSALASFKPGTGSDLQFWCTKVCALLSGQTMSADLAEDQFKSLADEDQANLLRVLAQYPEVVNATIHSLEPAGIVTYLTAVAEQLSDCLGEDDNDGDILPGFAALLEATRIVLQNGMKLLGVVPISDLPQERADTPIAG; encoded by the exons ATGTCGACGCTCGATCAGGCTGGGCTGATGCAACTGTTGGAGAGCCTATCGATTCCTACCTCGGAGGTTGCCGAAGCTACCGCCTTGAGCAATCCACTCGACTTGTGCCGTTCAACGCTTGCCGAGCTGCTGGCTGGTCTCGTGGACTGCGACGTCCAGGCTGCATACAAGTCTATCCACTGGCCCAATAACATCTTCAACGGCGACCTGTCTGTGACTGTTCCTAAGCTTTGTCCCGGGCAGAAGCCCGCCGAGTTGTCTTCCCAGCTGGTCGACAAG TTTCCAAAAGACCATGCACTCTTCGATCCACCCTTTCTTGATGGCGTGCATCTGCGCGTGTTTCTGAAGCTCGAGGTTGTGGCACGCCTCCTGCTGCCGTATATCCTAGATCGAAAGTCCAGCTACGGTTCCCAATTGTCGACTGGTGTACCCAAAAAGCTCGTAGTAGAGTTCTCGTCACCAAACATAACGAGTGAGTTCCAAGGAAAACATTTGCGTAGTACAATCATCGGAGCATTCATCGGCCGCTTGTACGAATCCCTAGGATGGGAAGTAAAGCGTATCAACTACCTTGGCGACTGGGGCAAACCAATTGCCCTACTAAAAGTCGGCTGGGACAAGTTCGGCTCAGAGGAGGCTTTTGCGATGGATCCAGTTGGTCATCTACTCGACGTGTACCACCAGATCGAAAGCCTGTTCCAGCCTGAACAGGCGGCGAGCAAGAAAGCCAGAGATGATGCAGCCAAAGAAGGTAGAGATGAGGGCGAGGCACAAGTCCAGATTGAAAGCCAGGGTATCTTTGCAGAACGCAACGAAGCTTTCAAGAAGCTCGAGGCTGGTGATGAAGCGATCGTTTCCTTTTGGAAGCGTGTGCGAGAAGCAAATATCGACAACTACACTGGATTCTATGAGCGACTGGGCGTTCGGTTCGATGAGTACGCAGGCGAGTCGACAGGTTCCCCGGAGGTCATGGTTGAAGTCGAACAGCTGTTGAAAAACAAAGGCTTTTCGGAGGAGAGCGGTGGAGCGTGGATTGTACACATGCAAAAACTCGGCGCCAAAGCTGGAACTGCCATCATTCGAGACCGGTCGGGAAGCAGCACGTACCTCCTGCGAGATCTCGCTGCTGTCTTGGAACGCTCGAGGAAGTACGCATTCGACAAGATGGTCTATGTTGTGGCGAGCGACAACAGCGTCCACTTCGCGCAATTGTTCAGAATTTTGGAGGCATTAGACCTGAAAGACCTCGCCAGCAAATTGCAACATGTCCGATTCAGCGAGGTGTCCAAGATGGCGGCTACTCTAGGGAAAGGATACAAGCCGCAAGCTGTCATCGACGAGTGCGAGCGAGCAATCAAAGCTCTGCCGGATGCTGATGCATACAAAGCTGCGTTTCTGGGTAGTTCTGAGCAGACTGACAAAACTTTGGCGATCTCTGCGCTCTTACTCCAGGAGCTATCGACGCGTGCAACCAGCGCTCATGTTTTCGACACAAGTGCACTTGCGTCCTTCAAGCCTGGGACTGGATCTGATCTGCAATTCTGGTGCACCAAGGTCTGCGCTTTGCTGAGTGGACAGACTATGAGCGCAGATCTAGCGGAAGATCAATTCAAGTCGTTGGCAGACGAGGACCAAGCCAATCTCCTGCGCGTACTGGCCCAATATCCTGAGGTTGTCAACGCCACAATTCATTCGCTCGAGCCAGCTGGAATCGTTACCTACTTGACTGCCGTTGCTGAGCAGCTGTCTGATTGTCTTGGAGAGGATGATAATGACGGTGACATCTTACCAGGCTTTGCTGCCTTGCTGGAAGCCACTAGGATTGTGCTGCAGAACGGTATGAAGCTGCTCGGGGTTGTCCCCATTTCAGATTTGCCACAAGAAAGGGCAGACACACCTATAGCAGGGTAA